The Acutalibacter muris genomic sequence CCGCTGCCGGTGCGGGTGGAGTTCTGGGGGGACGAGATAGACTCTATCTCCAGCTTCGACCCCGCCACCCAGCGGCGCACGGACCCACTCCCGGAGGTCACCCTTGCCCCCTGCACGGAGGTGATACCTCAGAACCGCGCCGCGCTTATAAAGAGGATAGAGGCCCTCTCGAAGTCCCTCAGGGGCAAGAGGGCCCCCAAGGCCAAAGAGATACTTATGGCCGAAGCCCAAAAGCTTGCTGACGGCCTTAGTATTGGGTGTATGGACAAATATCTCCCGCTGGTGTACGAGCGCCCGGCCACGCTGTTCGACTACTTCAACGAAAGGGACAGCTTGATTGTTTTCTCAGAGGGCACAAGATTAAAGGAGCGGGTGAGGACAACCCTGGTCCAGTGGTCCGAGGACCTGACCTCATATCTTGAGGACGGGCTGCTCTGCAAGGGGCTGGACAAATATTCCGAGACCTGGGAGTATGCTCTCTCGCAGGCCCAGCGGGCGCCCAGCTTCTTTATGGACGTGTTCGCCCGGGGCACCTATGAGATACCCACCAAAACCCTTGTGAACATCACCGTCCGGCAGTTCCCGGCCTGGGGCGGCGGGGTCCAGCTTTTGCAGGAGGACCTTTCGGCCCTGCTCAGGCAGGGGCGGGCCTGCGTGGTGCTTTCGGGCACGGAGCGGGCGGGCAAGGCCCTTGCGGAGGACTTAAAGCAGTCGGGACTTCCGGCGGCGTATATTGAGGACCCCTCCACCGCCGCGAAGGGCACCGTGACGGTGGTGCCGGGCTCCCTTTCGGCGGGCTTCGACTGGCCGGACGCGGACTTTGCCCTTATTTCCCGAGGAAGGATAGCCGCCGGGGCCGCCGTAAAAAAGATAAAGAAGAATAAGAACGCCAGGGAGATCTCCAGCCTGTCGGAGCTCTCTCCCGGGGATTACGTGGTACACGCCACCCACGGCATCGGCGTATTTGAGGGCATCCATAAGGTGGAGATGAACGGCATTGAGAAGGACTATATACTGATACGCTATGCGCGCAACGACTCTTTATACGTGCCGGTTACCCAGCTTGATATGGTATCGAAGTATATCGGCCCCAGGGAGGACTCCGGCATAAGGCTCAGCAGATTGGGCGGCGCGGACTGGCAGCAGAAAAAGCAGCGGGTCCGTGCGGCGGTAAAGAATATAGCCAAGGAGCTTATAGAGCTCTACGCCAAGCGTATGCAGCAGGAGGGCTTCCCCTTCCCGGAGGACGGGGAATGGCAGCGGGACTTTGAGAGCCGGTTCGAGTTCGAGGAGACCGACGACCAGCTGCGCTGTGTGGGAGAAATAAAATCCGACATGGAGCGCGCCGTGCCCATGGACCGGCTCTTATGCGGGGACGTGGGTTTTGGCAAGACCGAGGTGGCGCTGCGGGCGGCGTTCAAGTGTGTGACCGGGGGCAAGCAGTGCGCGATCTTGGTGCCCACCACCATTCTCGCCTGGCAGCATTACCAGACCATTTTAAGACGCATGGAGGGCTTTCCCATTGACGTGGGGCTTCTCTCCCGGTTCAGAAGCCCCAAGCAGCAGGAGGAAACTTTAAAGCGTCTGAAGCGCGGGGCCGTGGATATAGTGGTGGGCACCCACAGGCTGGTGTCAAAGGACGTGAAGTTCAAGGACCTGGGGCTGGTGATAATCGACGAGGAGCAGCGCTTCGGCGTGGCACAGAAGGAAAAGCTGAAGGCACTTTGCAGCCGGGCGGACGTGCTGACCCTCTCGGCCACACCTATTCCCCGGACCCTTAACATGGCCCTGTCGGGTATCCGCGATATGTCGGTGATAGAGGAGGCCCCACAGGACCGGCACCCGGTGCAGACCTATGTGATGGAGCACGACAACGGCGTGATATGTGACGCCATCAGAAGGGAGCTCCGGCGCGGCGGGCAGGTGTACTATCTCCATAACGACACCGCCTCCATCTCCCGCACGGCGGCAAGGCTCCAGGAGGCCATACCCGAAGCGAGGGTGGGCTTCGGCCACGGGAAGATGGACGAGGAGGAGCTAAGCGAAGTCTGGCGGCAGCTTCTGGACCATGAGATAGATATTTTGGTGTGCACGACCATTATAGAGACCGGCGTGGACGTGCCCAGCGCCAACACCCTTATAATAGAAAACGCGGACCGGATGGGCCTTTCACAGCTTCACCAGCTCCGGGGCCGGGTGGGCAGAAGCTCCAGAAGGGCTTACGCTTACCTCACCTATACCCCCAATAAGTCCCTGCAGGAGATAGCCCAGAAGCGGCTCTCGGCCATAAGGGAGTTTACGGAGTTCGGCTCGGGCTTCAAGATAGCCATGCGGGACCTGGAGATACGGGGCGCGGGCAATGTGCTGGGCGGGGAGCAGCACGGCCATATGGAGGCCGTGGGTTATGATATGTACGTGAAGCTTTTAAACGAGGCCGTCAGCCTTATGAAGGGCGAGGAGGTAAAGGCCCCGGTGGACGAGGGCTGCACGGTGGATATGCAGGTTTCGGCCCATATTCCCGAGGACTATATCGAGAGCATAGACCTGCGCCTGGAGGTCTACCGCAGGATAGCCGGGATTCAGGACCAGGAGGACGCTTTAGACGTGACCGACGAGCTCATCGACCGCTTTGGAGAGCCGCCCGAAGCTGTCAGGGGGCTTATAGAGATAGCTCTGCTCCGGGGCAGGGCGGCGTGGCTGGGCATAAACGAGATAAAGCAGCAGAACGACTCCCTGCTTCTGTACCAGCGCGAGGTGGACATGGCCCAGGTGGAGCGGCTCATAAAGGCCATGAACGGCCAGGTGATGGTCAGCGCCGGCAGCAAGCCCTATCTCAGCGTGAAGCTGGGGGGGGCTCCTCCTCTTGAGGTCCTTTCAAGGGTTTTAAAAATCATGGGGGAAAATGAGTAGACATTTGCGAAGTTTTGCGGTATAATAGGGGAGTTCCAGTTTGATTTCAGGAAAAAGCAGGCTTTTTGCGGCCTGTTTAAAAGAAAGGACAGTGTATCTATGACAAAAATTTTCAAGCGCGCCGCCGCCGGGGTAATGGCCCTGGCCATGTGCGCGGGCCTTACCGGCTGCTACAGCGAGAACAAGACATGGGCCGTAAAGTCCGGGGACAGCACCCTGCCCATTGGCGGATACATCTACTACCTCTCCAGCGCCTACTCCGAGGCCGCCGGGAAGGTGGGTACGGGCAGCGAGGTGCTGAAGGCCGACCTGGACGGACAGAGCGCCACGGAGTGGGTAAAGTCCAAGGCCATGGACTATCTCTATTCCTACTGCTACGTGAACCAGAAGTTCAACGAGCTGGGCCTTGCTCTCGACGAGGAGGAGCTGGACTCTGTGGATTACGTCACAGACAGTATGTGGAGCTATTACAGAGAGCCCTTCGAGAATATGGGCATCGCCGAGAGCTCCTTTGAGGAGGCCTACTCCGTCTATAACGCCAAGCTCTCAAAGCTTCTGGGCGTGATGTACGGCAAGGGCGGCGAGATGGAGCTCTCCGAGGAGGAAATGCACGACTACTACACCGAAGAATACGTGTACTACCGTTACATGTCCGTGGGCCTTACCACCACCGACGAGGAGGGCAACTCCACAGACATGGACGACGACGAAAAGGCCGGTATCAAGGAATATCTTGAGGACCAGGCAGAGCTTGTAAACAGCGGCCGCGCGGACCTTGATACCGTCTCCGGCAACTACTCCGCCCTGCACGGCACAGAGCCCGACCTGAACGCGCCCATGGCCTATAAGCGGGACAACCTCAGCAGCGTCTTTACCGACGCGCTGGAGCCCCTGAAGAACGGCGGGGCCGCCTTTGCGGAGACCACCACTAGGTACTATATTGTACAGAGGCTGGATATAGAGGAGGACTTCAAGGCGCTCATAGAGGACGAGTCCCGGGTTACGGGCCTTCTCACTGAGATGAAGGCGGAGGACTTCTCCCAGTACACCATTGACCAGGGCAGGACTATGGACGTCGAGATAAACCAGAGCGCCATAAACGGCATAAATCCCTCGAAGGTGGCGAACGTCATGGGCAAGAACGGCGTTTCCTCCGCAGAAAGCTCTGAAAGCTCCGGCGGGGCGAGCTCACAGACTGAGAGCTCCGAGAGTTCCGAGAGTTCTGCAAGCTCTGAAAGCGCAGAGAGCTCAGAAAGCGAATAAAAAATATTTAAGCCCGCCGCAGGAGGGAGAGCCCCCTTGCGGCGGAGCTTTTTTTGCTCTATATTGTCGTTTCTCTGCCCAGGGGAACAGCGCATAGTGTTATTGAATTTTTAACCTCTTTTTTGGAATTTTAGTTTTGACATTTGGGAATATAAGGGGTATAATATCCTTGTGTCTGTGTGCCTATAATTTATAGGGGCGCACAGTGCAACCTTATATTATCAAAACTACATTGAGGCTATCAGCAGGAGGTGAAGAAGTTTGGCGAAAGAGACCATGCAGGCCATCAGTGATGCCGAGCTAAAAGCGCGCAACACGGTGCTGCATGCCAAGGAAGAAGGCGAAAGGATCACTGCCGAGGCCGAATCCCAGGGCGCAGAAGCCCTGAAGGCCGCCGCCAAGGAGGCCCGCAAAAAGGCCGATGTGCTCTGCGGCGTAGCCCGGGCGGACGCAGAGAAGACCCGCGCCGCCGTCCGGGAGCAGACCCTCGCTTTACAGGAGGAGCTGCGCAAGTCCGCCGGGGCGAACGGCGCCCGGGTGGCAGAGGAGATCCGCAAAATCGTTTTGGGCAAGGCCTAAAGGAGGTTCGATGCAGAATGGCGGTAGTGGAAATGAAGCGCATACATGTGTACGCGCTGAAGAACAACCGCAAAAAAATCCTTGAGATGCTGCAGCGCAGAGCCGCCGTACAGGTCAGCTTTCCCAAAGAGACCGGCGAGGAACTGAACGACGGCCCCTTCGCCAAGACGGATACGGCCTCTGCCAGGCAGACATTCGAGAAAAACGCTCAGCTCATCAGCTCCGCTGTGGAGGTGCTGGATACCTACGCCTCCTTTAAAAAGCCCATGCTTTCCATGCTTGAGGGAAGAAAGAGCATAGGCGTTAGAGAGTATGATGAGACCGCCCAAAGCGCCCCGGAGCTGACAAAAACAGCCGGCAGGATAAGCGCCCTGGGCAAACGCATTACGGACCAGCAGGCGGAGATCGCAAGACTTGAAGCCCAGATCGACGCCTTGAAGCCCTGGAGGGGCCTGGACGTGTCTATGCGCACCATCGGTACCAATTCCACCAGCGTGTTCATCGGCTCCTTCCCCGAAGAGTTCACCGAAGGGGAGATAAAGGCCATGATAGCACAGAGCGCCCCCGAGGTGGAGGGCGTGGAGGTGGAGGTCATAAGCACCCAGCCCCAGCAGACCTGTGTGTTCGTGGTATGCCTTGGTAAGTACGGAGTAAAGCTGGAGCCGGCCCTTCGCGGCATGGGCTTCACCTATCCCGCCGCCCCCAGCAAGACCGCCCCGCCCGAGAGAGTGAAGGAGCTAAAAGAGCGCATCAAGGCGGCACAGGGCGAGATAGACTCCGCAAAGCAAGAGATCATGTCCTACGCCGAAAAGCGCGAGGAGCTGCTTTTCACCGCCGACTACTACACCATGCGGGCGGATAAGTACCAGGTTCTGGGCGAGCTCTGGCAGAGCCGGCACGTGTTCTATCTCACCGGCTACGTCCCGGCCGCCCGGGCCGACGGGCTGAAGCAGGCCCTGGAGCAGAAGTACGACGCTCTGGTGGAGCTGGAAACCCCCTCTCCTGACGAGGAGCTGCCCGTAAAGCTGAAGAACGGCTTTTTTGGCGCGCCGGTCGAAGGGGTGCTGGAGGGCTACAGCCTTCCCGGCAAATGGGAGGTGGACCCCTCAAGGGTCATGTGCGTGTTCTACTACGTGCTCTTTGGCATGATGCTCTCAGATGCGGCATACGGGTTTTTGATCTCCCTTGCCTGCGGCATCGTGCTCTTAAAGTTCAAAAACATAGAGGAGGGCCTGCGCAAGACCATGCGTATGTTCTTCTTCTGCGGAATATCGACTATGTTCTGGGGTGTGATGTTCGGCAGCTATTTCGGCGACGCTATCCCGGTTATCACCAGGACCTTCTTCGGAAACGAGGTAAATGTGCCGCCCCTGTGGTTCGCGCCCTTAGACGACCCCATGAGGCTTATGCTCTTTAGCTTCCTGCTGGGCATAATCCACCTGTTCGCGGGCCTTGGAATGCAGATATACCAGTATTGCCGGCGAGGAAAGTACCTGGACGCCCTGTATGACAGCGGCTTCTGGTATATGCTGGTGGGCGGCCTTATCATCGCCCTTGTGGGCAGCGATATGTTCAAGGACATGATGGGCCTTGACCTGCCCATTCCGTCTATAGTCATCACCATAGCCCTGGTGTTCGCCGCCATCGGCGCGGTGGGCATCATCGCCACCAGCGGCCGGGAGAGCCGGGGCTTCAAGCGCTTACTCAAGGGCCTTTACGGGCTCTACGGCGTGTCCAGCTGGCTGTCGGATATTCTGTCCTATTCCCGCCTTCTGGCCCTGGGCCTTGCCACAGGCGTTATCGCCCAGGTGTTCAATATGCTGGGCACCATGGCCGGCGGCGGCGTTATCGGCGCGATACTGTTCATTCTGGTGTTCGTTATCGGCCATGTTCTCAACCTGCTCATCAACCTGCTGGGAGCATACGTACATACCAACCGCTTGCAGTACGTGGAGTTCTTCGGCAAGTTCTATGAGGGCGGCGGGCAAAAATTTGAGCCCTTCGCCGCAAATACAAAACACTTTAAGATTACGGAGGAATAAGAAATGGAATTCAATTGGGACTCTTTAGGCGTTGTGTTCGCGCTGCTGGGCGCTGTCCTGGCGGCTCTCATGGGCGGCATCGGCTCCGCCGTCGGCGTTGGCATGACCGGCCAGGCGGCCGCGGGCGTTGTGACCGAGGACCCCTCCAAGTTCGGTAAGGTCCTTATCCTTCAGCTGTTGCCCGGCACCCAGGGCATTTACGGCCTGCTTATCGGCTTCGTGACCCTTACCCAGATAGGCGTTCTGGGCGGCACCGCTCCCGACAGCCTGTGGAAGGGCCTTCTGTACCTGGCCGCCTGCCTGCCCATGGCCATCGTGGGCATGGTTTCCGCAAAGTGGCAGGCCAAGGCCTCTGTCTCCTCTATCAGCCTTGTTGCCAAGAAGCCCGACCAGTTCGGTAAGTCCATGATCTTCCCCGCCATGGTCGAGACCTACGCGGTTCTGGCCCTTCTGATCTCCATCCTCTCCATCACCAGCATCGCCGGCCTGTAAGAATGGGCGCGGCAATACATAAGAGAGAGGAGGCAGATCCATGACCGGACTGGAATCCATTTTAAGCCAGATAGCCGGTGACGGCCAGAAGGAAGCAGAAGAGATTCTTGAGGAGGCCAGAAAAAAGGCCGGCGAGATCTCCGAGGGCTTCAAGGAAAAGGGCGCCGAGCAGGTGCGCGCGATCCTGAAGGACGGCGAGCGCCAGGCCCAGGACCTCCGCGACAGGGCCAAGTCCGCTGCGGAGCTGGAGCAGAGAAACCAGATGCTGGTGTTTAAGCAGCAGCTTATCGGCGAGACCGTGGACGCCGCCCGGAGGACCTTTGAGGAGGCCCCCGACGGCGAGTATTTCGACACCCTTCTGGCCCTTTACACCCGCTTTGCCCGGGAGGGCCAGGGCGAGCTGCACCTGAACGCGAGGGACCTTGAGCGGCTGCCGGACGACTTCCTGTCCCGTATGCGCAAGGCGGTCCCCGGGGCGCAGGTGACCATCTCCCCAAAGGCCCACGACGTTGAGAGCGGTTTCCTGCTGGTATACGGCGGCGTCGATATCAACTGCACCTTCCGGGCCATTTTCGAGGACGCCTATGAGGAGCTGAGGGATACGGCGGGCAGGCTGCTGTTCAGCAGCCAAGCTGCTGCCCCGACGGCATGAGTACGCAGGGAGAAAGGAAACTGCCTCTATGACTGAAGAATACATCTACGCGGTGGCGAGGGTGCGCTCCAGGGAGCTCAGTCTTCTCAGCCGCCAGGACGTGGACCAGCTGATGGCCTGCAGGACCTATGGCGAGTGCCTCAGGACATTATCAGACAAGGGCTGGGGCGGCGGCGACCTCTCTGCGGAGGCTGTTCTTGCCGGCGAGGAGGAAAAGACCTGGGCCTTCATCCACGAGCTGACGGACGACCTGACGCCCTTTAACGTGCTTTTATACCCCACCGACTATAACAACCTGAAGGCCGCCATTAAAACGGTGGTCACCGGAGTGGAGCCCCACGACGTGTTCCTGCCCGGCGGGGCCGTTGACCCCCAGGTGATGCTCCGCTGTGTCAGGGAGGGCGATTTTTCCGACCTTCCCGAGACCATGGCGGCGGCCGCCGACGAGGCCTATCACACTCTGCTTGAGACCCAGGACGGCCAGCTCTGCGACGTGATACTTGATAAGGCCTGCCTTGTGGACCTGCTGCGCTGCGGCCGGGAGAGCGGGGTGGATATCCTTCGGGATTACGCCGAGCTGACAGTGGCCATCTCCGACATCAAGATAGCTGTGCGCGCCTGCAAAACCGGCAAGAGCCGCGCGTTTTTAGAGTCCGCGCTGGTCCCCTGCGGGACTTTGGACGCGGTTTCCCTGGCGGCAGCGGCCTGCAAGAGCCTTGAGGAACTGTTCGGCTATCTTACGGTAACGCCCTACGGCGAGGCCGCGGAGAAGCTTCGGGAGTCCTACTCCGCCTTTGAAAAATACTGCGACGACAGGGTTATGGACCTTATCAAGGAGCAGAAGATGAACCCCTTCACCGTGGGACCCCTTTTCGCCTATGTGCTGGCGAGGAGGAACGAAATAAACACCGTGCGGATCATACTCTCCGGCAAGTTAAACGAGCTGGACGACGGCATGGTCCGGGAAAGACTGAGGGATATGTATGTATAAGATTGCAGTTTTGGGCGACCGCGACAGCATCTACGGCTTCGCGGCCCTGGGGCTGGAGGTATTCCCGGTCCAAAGCGGCGACGAGGGCGCCCATACCCTCCGGCGGCTCTCAGAGCAGGACTACGCCGTGGTGTATATTACCGAGGCCCTGGCCAAGGAGATACCGGGGGAGCTTGACCGCTGCCGGGAGAGCCTTATGCCCGCCGTTATCCCCATACCGGGGGTGCACGGAAACACCGGGTACGGCATCGACATGGTGAAGCGCTCGGTGGAGCAGGCCGTGGGCTCTGACATCATTTTCAACGGCAACTAAAAAATAATACGAGAAAAAAGGTGATCGGTAAACATGAGCAATGGTACCATCAAAAAAATAGCCGGACCTCTCGTTATCGC encodes the following:
- a CDS encoding V-type ATP synthase subunit I; protein product: MAVVEMKRIHVYALKNNRKKILEMLQRRAAVQVSFPKETGEELNDGPFAKTDTASARQTFEKNAQLISSAVEVLDTYASFKKPMLSMLEGRKSIGVREYDETAQSAPELTKTAGRISALGKRITDQQAEIARLEAQIDALKPWRGLDVSMRTIGTNSTSVFIGSFPEEFTEGEIKAMIAQSAPEVEGVEVEVISTQPQQTCVFVVCLGKYGVKLEPALRGMGFTYPAAPSKTAPPERVKELKERIKAAQGEIDSAKQEIMSYAEKREELLFTADYYTMRADKYQVLGELWQSRHVFYLTGYVPAARADGLKQALEQKYDALVELETPSPDEELPVKLKNGFFGAPVEGVLEGYSLPGKWEVDPSRVMCVFYYVLFGMMLSDAAYGFLISLACGIVLLKFKNIEEGLRKTMRMFFFCGISTMFWGVMFGSYFGDAIPVITRTFFGNEVNVPPLWFAPLDDPMRLMLFSFLLGIIHLFAGLGMQIYQYCRRGKYLDALYDSGFWYMLVGGLIIALVGSDMFKDMMGLDLPIPSIVITIALVFAAIGAVGIIATSGRESRGFKRLLKGLYGLYGVSSWLSDILSYSRLLALGLATGVIAQVFNMLGTMAGGGVIGAILFILVFVIGHVLNLLINLLGAYVHTNRLQYVEFFGKFYEGGGQKFEPFAANTKHFKITEE
- a CDS encoding V-type ATP synthase subunit K, yielding MEFNWDSLGVVFALLGAVLAALMGGIGSAVGVGMTGQAAAGVVTEDPSKFGKVLILQLLPGTQGIYGLLIGFVTLTQIGVLGGTAPDSLWKGLLYLAACLPMAIVGMVSAKWQAKASVSSISLVAKKPDQFGKSMIFPAMVETYAVLALLISILSITSIAGL
- a CDS encoding V0D/AC39 family V-type ATPase subunit, giving the protein MTEEYIYAVARVRSRELSLLSRQDVDQLMACRTYGECLRTLSDKGWGGGDLSAEAVLAGEEEKTWAFIHELTDDLTPFNVLLYPTDYNNLKAAIKTVVTGVEPHDVFLPGGAVDPQVMLRCVREGDFSDLPETMAAAADEAYHTLLETQDGQLCDVILDKACLVDLLRCGRESGVDILRDYAELTVAISDIKIAVRACKTGKSRAFLESALVPCGTLDAVSLAAAACKSLEELFGYLTVTPYGEAAEKLRESYSAFEKYCDDRVMDLIKEQKMNPFTVGPLFAYVLARRNEINTVRIILSGKLNELDDGMVRERLRDMYV
- the mfd gene encoding transcription-repair coupling factor, which gives rise to MRSIFSALSRSPEYVQLQRALSSGDTPAVAAGVSGVHKCVLTAGLMKGSGKRALVVAADEAEAQRFTEDLKSLGLNPANYPLRDFNFRDSAVSSHEYERQRLRALSRLRDGSCDCIVSCIDAALQLTLGPEELDRRLFTLSSGQALSIDQLLSALTSCGYTREDQIEGPGQFSRRGGIVDFFSPNAPLPVRVEFWGDEIDSISSFDPATQRRTDPLPEVTLAPCTEVIPQNRAALIKRIEALSKSLRGKRAPKAKEILMAEAQKLADGLSIGCMDKYLPLVYERPATLFDYFNERDSLIVFSEGTRLKERVRTTLVQWSEDLTSYLEDGLLCKGLDKYSETWEYALSQAQRAPSFFMDVFARGTYEIPTKTLVNITVRQFPAWGGGVQLLQEDLSALLRQGRACVVLSGTERAGKALAEDLKQSGLPAAYIEDPSTAAKGTVTVVPGSLSAGFDWPDADFALISRGRIAAGAAVKKIKKNKNAREISSLSELSPGDYVVHATHGIGVFEGIHKVEMNGIEKDYILIRYARNDSLYVPVTQLDMVSKYIGPREDSGIRLSRLGGADWQQKKQRVRAAVKNIAKELIELYAKRMQQEGFPFPEDGEWQRDFESRFEFEETDDQLRCVGEIKSDMERAVPMDRLLCGDVGFGKTEVALRAAFKCVTGGKQCAILVPTTILAWQHYQTILRRMEGFPIDVGLLSRFRSPKQQEETLKRLKRGAVDIVVGTHRLVSKDVKFKDLGLVIIDEEQRFGVAQKEKLKALCSRADVLTLSATPIPRTLNMALSGIRDMSVIEEAPQDRHPVQTYVMEHDNGVICDAIRRELRRGGQVYYLHNDTASISRTAARLQEAIPEARVGFGHGKMDEEELSEVWRQLLDHEIDILVCTTIIETGVDVPSANTLIIENADRMGLSQLHQLRGRVGRSSRRAYAYLTYTPNKSLQEIAQKRLSAIREFTEFGSGFKIAMRDLEIRGAGNVLGGEQHGHMEAVGYDMYVKLLNEAVSLMKGEEVKAPVDEGCTVDMQVSAHIPEDYIESIDLRLEVYRRIAGIQDQEDALDVTDELIDRFGEPPEAVRGLIEIALLRGRAAWLGINEIKQQNDSLLLYQREVDMAQVERLIKAMNGQVMVSAGSKPYLSVKLGGAPPLEVLSRVLKIMGENE
- a CDS encoding V-type ATP synthase subunit F, with protein sequence MYKIAVLGDRDSIYGFAALGLEVFPVQSGDEGAHTLRRLSEQDYAVVYITEALAKEIPGELDRCRESLMPAVIPIPGVHGNTGYGIDMVKRSVEQAVGSDIIFNGN
- a CDS encoding V-type ATP synthase subunit E, with the translated sequence MTGLESILSQIAGDGQKEAEEILEEARKKAGEISEGFKEKGAEQVRAILKDGERQAQDLRDRAKSAAELEQRNQMLVFKQQLIGETVDAARRTFEEAPDGEYFDTLLALYTRFAREGQGELHLNARDLERLPDDFLSRMRKAVPGAQVTISPKAHDVESGFLLVYGGVDINCTFRAIFEDAYEELRDTAGRLLFSSQAAAPTA